In the genome of Gemmatimonas sp., one region contains:
- a CDS encoding TetR/AcrR family transcriptional regulator, protein MNTRLAPGDWCDAGLALLRDEGMSALTVDRMCTALERTKGSFYHHFRDLDAFLTRLLARWEETLTEAPIAFAGAADDLGQRAARLDDAVERLDHRLDLAVRSWALRDARARAVVARVDARRMAYLTELHAAVNAKSARESAQLEYLAFVGAQHVSAMMTPADAAQLISDIRRSLAQHTTAPSAPTPRRRR, encoded by the coding sequence GTGAATACGCGACTCGCTCCTGGTGACTGGTGTGACGCCGGCCTCGCCCTCCTGCGTGACGAAGGCATGTCGGCCCTCACCGTCGATCGCATGTGCACGGCGCTCGAACGTACCAAGGGATCGTTCTACCACCACTTCCGCGATCTCGACGCATTCCTCACACGGTTGCTCGCGCGGTGGGAGGAGACGCTCACCGAGGCACCGATTGCTTTCGCGGGGGCGGCGGACGATCTCGGTCAGCGCGCCGCACGGCTCGACGACGCAGTGGAACGCCTCGATCATCGGTTGGACCTTGCTGTGCGCTCCTGGGCCTTGCGTGATGCTCGCGCGCGGGCCGTCGTCGCGCGCGTCGATGCACGCCGGATGGCGTATCTCACGGAACTGCACGCTGCCGTCAACGCGAAAAGCGCACGCGAGTCAGCGCAGCTCGAGTACCTGGCGTTTGTCGGCGCGCAACACGTGAGTGCCATGATGACGCCTGCCGATGCCGCCCAGCTGATCAGCGACATTCGACGGTCGCTCGCGCAGCATACGACCGCACCGTCCGCCCCAACCCCTCGTCGCCGTCGCTGA
- a CDS encoding DUF3995 domain-containing protein — protein sequence MSAPLSASIPTIVAAVMFIVLAGVHAYWALGGMWPGTDANSLHRTVVGGAPGRHSPGSTATWMVAAILLAAALTVLGGAGLLPLPVPRRWLRPAALLGAAVLLLRGLQGFVDVRMRPETAGGPFARLNVWFYSPLCLALAVCTALAVRQ from the coding sequence ATGAGCGCTCCATTGTCGGCGTCGATCCCAACGATCGTCGCAGCCGTCATGTTCATCGTCCTCGCCGGGGTGCATGCGTATTGGGCTCTGGGGGGCATGTGGCCGGGCACCGACGCCAACTCACTGCATCGCACCGTGGTAGGGGGCGCGCCGGGACGACATTCACCGGGATCGACGGCGACGTGGATGGTAGCGGCTATTTTGCTGGCTGCGGCCCTCACGGTGCTCGGTGGAGCCGGTCTGCTGCCGCTGCCGGTGCCGCGCCGGTGGCTACGACCTGCGGCGCTGCTCGGCGCGGCTGTGCTGCTGCTACGCGGGCTTCAAGGATTTGTCGATGTGCGCATGCGTCCTGAAACGGCAGGTGGCCCCTTCGCGCGGCTGAACGTGTGGTTTTACTCGCCGCTCTGTCTCGCGCTGGCCGTGTGCACGGCGCTGGCGGTACGCCAGTGA